The following proteins are co-located in the Mycolicibacterium goodii genome:
- a CDS encoding IclR family transcriptional regulator produces the protein MPGSPTSKVKSAERALALLDLLSRLAEPVSTATIAEQLDLPKSSAHHLLNVMHARRFVAYWPDVRRWTLGVAALELGAAYRRTGHLEHAVERHLKDLVERTGHTSHLAVLQGHDAVYLAKREPTNSGIRLVTDVGTRIPAHLTAVGRCLLAALDDDALASLYRDYDWPQRTDTRITSVAALKGVLDDVRASGYASEVGATTDGIECIAAPVSVGDGTAVAAIGIARVAVTPAPGRLIEAVRDAARAASASLAGRADATAP, from the coding sequence ATGCCGGGCAGCCCCACCAGCAAGGTGAAATCCGCCGAACGCGCCCTGGCGCTGCTCGACCTCCTCAGCCGCCTGGCCGAGCCGGTCAGCACCGCCACCATCGCCGAACAGCTGGACCTGCCGAAGAGCTCGGCGCACCACCTGCTCAACGTGATGCACGCCCGACGGTTCGTCGCCTACTGGCCCGACGTCCGCCGGTGGACCCTCGGCGTCGCGGCATTGGAGCTGGGTGCGGCGTACCGGCGCACCGGCCACCTCGAGCACGCCGTCGAACGCCACCTCAAGGACCTGGTGGAGCGGACCGGCCACACCAGCCACCTCGCGGTACTGCAAGGACACGATGCGGTCTACCTCGCCAAGCGCGAGCCGACGAACTCGGGCATCCGCCTGGTCACCGACGTCGGCACCCGCATCCCCGCCCATCTGACCGCCGTCGGTCGGTGTCTGCTCGCCGCCTTGGACGACGACGCGCTCGCCTCGCTCTACCGCGACTACGACTGGCCGCAGCGCACCGACACTCGGATCACCTCGGTGGCGGCTCTGAAAGGGGTGCTCGACGACGTGCGTGCGAGCGGCTACGCATCGGAGGTCGGTGCGACGACCGACGGTATCGAGTGCATCGCCGCACCGGTGAGCGTCGGCGACGGCACCGCCGTCGCGGCCATCGGGATCGCGCGGGTTGCGGTAACCCCCGCCCCGGGACGGCTCATCGAGGCCGTCCGCGACGCCGCGAGGGCCGCGTCGGCCTCGCTCGCCGGGAGAGCGGACGCCACGGCGCCCTAG
- a CDS encoding helix-turn-helix transcriptional regulator — MTPRDARVVDAWLGCDPPSQLVLVGAAGSGRSRTLADLADRARARGWTVSSMRPSADDAREPASAARVLGADAGDGALDGDQLVGALGRAWAAPSSEPHLLCLDDVDQLAPAIIRAVCAAARRTAVRIALTATNERHLVAGLPEAKFHELTPLPPDQLRDVVRGAAGRGPIPEVLDRLTLLADGNPGVAEALTMSLSEAQLLGFEPLSPAAFVVPLRTRLTSRIPAELRPAALLLACGPATPPAVLERAGAELGVTGEHLDALERARLAEGRRGGLVLRPSGLGFALEATMTTTERRGVHAALARACADHDEVRTLWHRALAAGEADAGLADQLEALCEQTPRLGGWSMVSLLAERASELSADAGERGRRLALAAEHAWLEGTPARSLRLLTEAEDLSSDLDLKLRVAYVRGSIELAAGAGNRALRVLAEAVPDALQRLPLHESTALMVRACDAAEAAGDIVAVVRLGRRAEARLIDGMDSVASVRLRLIAGTAKVLADDMESGIAVMEEVLSACARERDQSHSLVGMRASLIVGDMHGLMRFTDQAMDRLREIGDRGMMPFVTARRALAETLLGRLRSALELSSAGVEESGLLGQENARAEHLAVQALAHARAGDGQEAGRAAELALHLASDFGLAWPGAIAVWALGEVELGSGNPERALELFTLLWHGTTYERHPLIATLAAPELVEAAERSDRRRDSDVAMRRLVSWARATGSAAAAGLVERCTALRAGSSAETVASYERALSLHREALRPFDEARTALAFGSWLRRERRKSECRAYLRLAHERFESFGAAGWQASAAQEMRASGDSVLRRDRVTDGARLTAQEHAVSVMVADGESNRQVAEKLSLSVRTVEYHLRNVYLKLGVRNRTELAANRHLFVEEYSV; from the coding sequence ATGACTCCTCGAGATGCCCGGGTTGTCGACGCTTGGCTCGGGTGCGATCCGCCGTCGCAACTGGTGCTCGTCGGGGCTGCGGGCTCGGGGCGGTCCCGCACGCTGGCGGACCTGGCCGACCGGGCGCGCGCCCGGGGCTGGACGGTGAGCTCGATGCGGCCCTCTGCCGACGACGCCCGCGAGCCGGCCTCGGCCGCACGGGTGTTGGGCGCCGACGCGGGGGACGGTGCACTGGACGGGGATCAGCTGGTCGGTGCGCTCGGCCGCGCCTGGGCTGCGCCCTCGTCGGAGCCACATCTGCTGTGCCTGGACGACGTCGACCAGCTGGCCCCGGCGATCATCCGTGCCGTATGCGCGGCCGCTCGACGCACCGCGGTGCGAATCGCGCTGACGGCAACGAATGAGCGGCACCTGGTGGCCGGGCTTCCCGAGGCGAAGTTTCACGAGCTGACGCCGCTGCCGCCCGATCAACTCCGCGACGTCGTTCGCGGCGCGGCCGGGCGAGGGCCGATCCCCGAGGTTCTCGACCGCCTGACACTGCTCGCCGACGGGAATCCCGGTGTGGCCGAGGCCTTGACCATGAGCCTGTCGGAGGCGCAGCTCCTCGGATTCGAACCGCTGTCGCCTGCCGCGTTCGTCGTGCCGCTGCGCACCCGATTGACCTCACGCATCCCTGCCGAGCTGCGACCCGCGGCGCTGCTGTTGGCCTGCGGACCCGCAACGCCGCCTGCCGTGCTCGAGCGTGCCGGCGCCGAACTCGGCGTCACCGGGGAGCACCTGGACGCACTCGAGCGGGCCCGGTTGGCGGAGGGCAGGCGCGGCGGGCTGGTGTTGCGACCGTCCGGCCTCGGGTTCGCGCTGGAAGCAACGATGACCACCACCGAGAGACGCGGCGTGCACGCCGCGCTGGCTCGGGCCTGCGCCGACCACGACGAGGTTCGCACGCTGTGGCACCGGGCCCTGGCGGCGGGGGAGGCCGACGCCGGGTTGGCCGACCAGCTTGAGGCGCTGTGTGAGCAGACGCCTCGGCTCGGCGGCTGGAGCATGGTGTCGCTGCTCGCCGAGCGCGCCTCGGAGCTCTCCGCGGACGCCGGTGAGCGGGGGCGTCGACTGGCGTTGGCTGCCGAACACGCGTGGCTGGAGGGCACCCCGGCGCGTTCGCTGCGGCTGCTGACGGAGGCCGAGGACCTGTCTTCCGACCTGGACCTGAAGCTGCGCGTGGCGTATGTGCGCGGCAGTATCGAGCTGGCCGCCGGCGCCGGGAACCGGGCGCTTCGGGTGCTGGCCGAGGCGGTTCCCGACGCGTTGCAGCGGCTTCCGCTCCACGAGAGCACCGCGCTGATGGTGCGCGCCTGTGACGCGGCCGAGGCCGCCGGCGACATCGTCGCCGTCGTTCGCCTCGGGCGGCGGGCCGAGGCGAGGCTGATCGACGGTATGGACTCGGTGGCTTCGGTGCGGCTGCGGCTGATCGCGGGCACCGCCAAGGTCCTGGCCGACGACATGGAGTCGGGAATCGCGGTCATGGAGGAGGTGCTGTCCGCGTGTGCGCGCGAGCGGGATCAGAGCCACTCGCTGGTGGGGATGCGGGCCTCGCTGATCGTCGGCGACATGCACGGATTGATGCGGTTCACCGATCAGGCGATGGACCGGCTTCGCGAGATCGGTGACCGCGGCATGATGCCGTTCGTCACGGCCCGCCGGGCCTTGGCGGAAACCCTGCTGGGCCGCCTGCGCAGCGCATTGGAGCTCTCGTCGGCGGGGGTCGAGGAATCGGGGTTGCTGGGTCAGGAGAACGCGCGGGCTGAGCATCTGGCCGTGCAAGCTCTCGCCCATGCGCGCGCAGGTGACGGTCAGGAGGCCGGCCGGGCCGCCGAGCTGGCCCTGCACCTGGCCAGCGACTTCGGGCTGGCGTGGCCGGGGGCGATCGCCGTCTGGGCCCTCGGTGAGGTGGAACTGGGCTCGGGGAACCCCGAGCGTGCGTTGGAGTTGTTCACCCTGCTGTGGCACGGCACCACCTATGAGCGGCATCCGCTCATCGCCACCCTGGCCGCACCCGAACTCGTCGAAGCCGCCGAGCGTTCCGACCGCCGCCGCGACAGCGATGTGGCCATGCGTCGCCTGGTGTCCTGGGCGCGCGCCACCGGGAGTGCGGCTGCGGCTGGGCTCGTCGAGCGTTGCACGGCGCTGCGCGCCGGGAGTTCCGCGGAGACGGTGGCCTCCTACGAGCGGGCGCTGAGCCTTCATCGGGAGGCGCTCCGGCCGTTCGACGAGGCGCGCACGGCCCTGGCGTTCGGCTCCTGGCTGCGCCGCGAGCGGCGTAAGTCGGAGTGTCGGGCGTACCTCCGCCTTGCCCATGAGCGGTTCGAGAGCTTCGGTGCCGCGGGCTGGCAGGCGAGCGCCGCACAGGAGATGCGGGCGAGCGGCGACAGCGTGCTGCGTCGCGACCGGGTCACCGACGGTGCGCGCCTGACCGCGCAGGAACACGCCGTCTCGGTGATGGTGGCCGATGGAGAGTCGAATCGCCAAGTCGCCGAGAAGCTTTCACTCAGCGTGCGCACGGTGGAGTATCATCTGCGCAACGTGTACCTCAAGCTGGGCGTGCGCAACCGGACCGAGCTGGCGGCGAACCGGCATCTGTTCGTCGAGGAGTATTCGGTCTAG
- a CDS encoding alpha/beta hydrolase gives MSFTFALVHGHWHGNSAWSELEPILAARGHRVVSPHLPSDRLGHGALSNARTVLADLDAVAADPARTVLVGHSAGGLTIPLVARQRKVRHLVFIAALLPVPGRSVTEEFEADPTAEVAGFTWSTRPDGLLEMREQVARRHFYHDCPPEAADRAIARLRLQTPTTLEEASPLDEWPSVTADYVVCRRDRVLNPDWQRRTAVDRLAVEPVEIDSGHSPMLACPEILADLLDRLTEHMPALSPR, from the coding sequence ATGTCGTTCACATTCGCACTTGTCCACGGTCACTGGCACGGCAACTCGGCCTGGTCAGAGCTGGAGCCGATCCTCGCCGCGCGCGGGCATCGGGTGGTGAGCCCGCATCTGCCGTCCGACCGGCTCGGCCACGGCGCCCTCAGCAACGCCCGGACCGTCCTCGCCGACCTCGACGCGGTGGCGGCCGATCCGGCCCGAACGGTCCTCGTCGGCCACTCCGCGGGCGGGCTCACGATCCCGCTGGTCGCCCGGCAGCGCAAGGTGCGCCACCTGGTGTTCATCGCGGCGTTGCTGCCGGTGCCCGGGCGCAGCGTCACCGAAGAGTTCGAGGCCGACCCGACTGCCGAGGTCGCCGGATTCACCTGGAGCACCCGGCCCGACGGCCTCCTGGAGATGCGCGAGCAGGTGGCGCGCAGGCACTTCTACCACGACTGCCCGCCCGAAGCGGCCGACCGCGCGATCGCACGGCTGCGACTGCAGACGCCCACCACACTCGAGGAAGCCTCGCCACTGGATGAGTGGCCGTCGGTGACCGCGGACTATGTGGTGTGCCGGCGTGACCGGGTGCTGAACCCCGACTGGCAGCGGCGTACCGCGGTCGACCGGCTCGCAGTCGAGCCGGTCGAGATCGACAGCGGCCACTCGCCCATGCTCGCCTGTCCCGAGATCCTCGCGGACCTTCTGGACCGGCTGACCGAGCACATGCCCGCGTTGTCGCCGCGCTGA
- a CDS encoding NAD(P)/FAD-dependent oxidoreductase, with translation MRPDCFLPVEGGKGYHVELPESAATPRLPVYMADSRVVATPLDGRLRLSGTFELDGLDERVDAVRVWAITAAGVRVLPGLRGVEPVGVWRGLRPCAPDGLPLVGAVRSVPNLYVATGHGIGGITTGPVTAQLVGELIRGVEPSLPLEPLRPDRFRPLLFRPRDGSPVVGEAVAG, from the coding sequence GTGCGACCGGACTGTTTTTTGCCGGTCGAGGGCGGCAAGGGCTACCACGTGGAGCTTCCCGAGTCGGCCGCCACGCCTCGGCTGCCGGTCTACATGGCGGATTCGCGGGTCGTGGCGACGCCGCTGGACGGACGGCTGCGGCTTTCCGGGACGTTCGAGTTGGACGGGTTGGACGAGCGGGTCGATGCGGTACGGGTCTGGGCGATCACCGCGGCCGGCGTCCGCGTGCTGCCGGGCCTGCGCGGCGTCGAGCCGGTCGGCGTCTGGCGCGGCCTGCGTCCCTGCGCGCCCGACGGGCTGCCGTTGGTCGGGGCGGTCCGCTCGGTGCCGAACCTCTATGTCGCCACCGGCCACGGCATCGGCGGTATCACGACCGGGCCGGTGACAGCCCAGCTGGTCGGCGAGCTCATCCGGGGCGTCGAGCCCAGTCTGCCGCTGGAGCCGCTGCGCCCGGACCGGTTCCGCCCCTTGCTCTTTCGTCCCCGCGACGGCTCACCGGTGGTGGGGGAGGCAGTCGCAGGCTGA
- a CDS encoding ABC transporter ATP-binding protein, whose product MNTDKLDKLEVRHLSKEFRVGKQSVLAVDDVCFSVADNEFVSVVGPSGCGKSTLLTVAAGLEDPTSGSVLVDGAVVRGPGRDRGVVFQAYSLCPWLTVRGNVEFALRGEKIGRAERRRRAMEQLEVVGLSGFAEAYPAQLSGGMRQRVAIARALSYRPSVLLMDEPFGALDALNRRTMQSLLTRVWEDHRLTVLFITHDIDEAVYLSDRVLVMSPRPGRIVEDVRIDLDRPRLPEMQTSETFLALKERLLRSVITVEPELAESGS is encoded by the coding sequence GTGAACACCGACAAGCTCGACAAACTCGAGGTACGCCACCTCTCCAAGGAGTTCCGAGTCGGTAAGCAGAGCGTGCTCGCCGTCGACGACGTCTGCTTCTCGGTGGCCGACAACGAGTTCGTCTCCGTCGTGGGTCCGAGCGGCTGCGGCAAGAGCACCCTGCTGACGGTGGCCGCGGGTCTGGAGGACCCGACCAGCGGGAGCGTGCTGGTGGACGGCGCGGTGGTCCGCGGGCCCGGGCGGGACCGCGGTGTGGTCTTCCAGGCCTACTCGCTGTGCCCGTGGCTGACGGTGCGCGGCAACGTGGAGTTCGCGCTGCGCGGCGAGAAGATCGGCCGGGCCGAGCGCCGCCGTCGCGCGATGGAGCAACTCGAAGTGGTCGGACTGAGTGGTTTCGCGGAGGCCTACCCGGCCCAGCTGTCCGGCGGCATGCGGCAGCGGGTCGCCATCGCCAGGGCGCTGTCGTACCGCCCCAGCGTGTTGCTGATGGACGAGCCGTTCGGCGCCCTGGACGCGCTCAATCGGCGCACGATGCAGTCGCTTTTGACGCGGGTCTGGGAGGACCACCGGTTGACCGTGCTGTTCATCACCCACGACATCGACGAAGCGGTGTATCTGTCCGACCGGGTGTTGGTGATGAGCCCGCGGCCGGGACGCATCGTCGAAGACGTCCGCATCGACCTCGACCGGCCACGGCTGCCGGAGATGCAGACCAGCGAGACATTCCTCGCGCTCAAGGAGCGACTGCTGCGCTCGGTCATCACCGTGGAGCCCGAGCTGGCCGAGAGCGGCTCATGA
- a CDS encoding ABC transporter permease, translated as MTSTAEAMTPSVATPEAELPTRGRRPRLYRELGSRTYTVIAVGAMAVLLVLWWVYARYGGTNPTFLPGPDKVARRFVEYLQGDLVADAAASFNRVTIGFLLSTVMAVPLGVLLGTVRIAEAAVEPTMGFIRYMPAVAFVPLTIIWIGVGEEQKWLVIWIGTFFTQVLMVMDNVKRVRRELINVGYTLGMSDLAVLTRIVIPASSPAIWDTLRITLGWAWTWLVLAEVVAADDGLGHRVTLAQRYLQTDTIFVALIVIGLIGLAMDQVMKIVGRRVFRWAERGNG; from the coding sequence ATGACCTCGACGGCAGAGGCGATGACGCCGTCGGTGGCCACCCCCGAGGCGGAGCTGCCGACCCGGGGACGACGCCCCCGCCTCTACCGTGAGCTCGGAAGTCGCACCTACACCGTGATCGCGGTCGGCGCCATGGCTGTGCTGTTGGTGCTGTGGTGGGTCTACGCCAGGTACGGCGGCACCAACCCGACCTTCCTGCCCGGCCCGGACAAGGTGGCCCGACGGTTCGTCGAGTACCTGCAAGGCGACCTGGTCGCCGACGCGGCGGCGAGTTTCAACAGGGTCACCATCGGCTTTCTGCTCTCGACGGTGATGGCGGTGCCGCTCGGGGTGCTGCTCGGCACCGTCCGGATCGCGGAGGCGGCCGTGGAGCCGACGATGGGCTTCATCCGCTACATGCCTGCCGTCGCGTTCGTCCCGCTGACGATCATCTGGATCGGCGTGGGCGAGGAGCAGAAGTGGCTGGTCATCTGGATCGGCACCTTCTTCACCCAGGTGTTGATGGTGATGGACAACGTCAAGCGCGTCCGGCGCGAGTTGATCAACGTCGGCTACACCCTCGGGATGAGCGATCTTGCGGTGCTGACCCGCATCGTGATCCCCGCGTCGTCGCCGGCGATCTGGGACACCCTGCGTATCACTCTCGGATGGGCGTGGACCTGGTTGGTGCTGGCCGAGGTCGTCGCCGCCGACGACGGGTTGGGCCACCGGGTCACCTTGGCGCAGCGATATCTGCAGACCGACACGATCTTCGTCGCCCTGATCGTGATCGGGCTGATCGGCCTGGCGATGGACCAGGTGATGAAGATCGTCGGTCGGCGCGTGTTCCGATGGGCAGAAAGGGGCAACGGGTGA
- a CDS encoding aliphatic sulfonate ABC transporter substrate-binding protein, with amino-acid sequence MKRPSRAMTAAILLVLGILTACGGKSANEPSGGEEVMAGSSPAPKDAVEMTVAINPWIGYGPWYVAKEKGFDHQNGVDLKFVNFVDNKDLYAAVTSGRIDSTHALVSTALRFQATGVPLKVALFQDISTKADALVGAEGIKTVSDLKGKKVAYEQGGGHEMLLRLALQDAGMTLDDIDGVPLSADKAGAALMAGRVDAAVTYEPYISQTLAATKGAGIVTSAGDYPGIISDVWAVSDRFSDEHPEAVSGALAAWDEAVEYFRTNEQDALKIVAQVADVQADELAKTYQGVNIYGARESLTYLDNDFQPLAQEILGIMKEQGSIEGEANPATLVDTSYLREVVK; translated from the coding sequence ATGAAGCGTCCATCCAGAGCCATGACCGCCGCGATTCTGCTCGTACTGGGCATCCTCACCGCCTGCGGCGGAAAGAGTGCCAATGAACCATCAGGCGGTGAGGAGGTGATGGCCGGAAGCTCGCCTGCCCCGAAAGACGCGGTGGAGATGACCGTCGCGATCAACCCGTGGATCGGTTACGGCCCGTGGTACGTCGCGAAGGAGAAGGGCTTCGACCACCAGAACGGGGTCGACTTGAAGTTCGTCAACTTCGTCGACAACAAGGACCTGTATGCCGCGGTCACCTCCGGTCGGATCGACTCGACCCACGCGCTGGTCAGCACCGCGCTGCGGTTTCAGGCGACCGGGGTGCCGCTGAAAGTTGCTTTGTTCCAAGACATCTCCACCAAGGCCGATGCGCTGGTGGGTGCCGAGGGGATCAAGACGGTGAGTGACCTCAAGGGCAAGAAGGTCGCGTATGAACAGGGCGGCGGTCACGAGATGCTGCTCCGCCTGGCGCTGCAGGACGCGGGGATGACCCTCGACGACATCGACGGCGTGCCGCTGTCGGCGGACAAGGCCGGCGCCGCGCTGATGGCGGGCCGAGTGGACGCGGCGGTGACCTACGAGCCCTACATCTCCCAGACCCTCGCGGCGACCAAGGGCGCAGGCATCGTGACCTCCGCCGGTGATTACCCGGGGATCATCTCCGACGTCTGGGCGGTGTCGGACAGGTTCAGCGATGAGCACCCGGAGGCCGTCTCGGGAGCGCTGGCGGCCTGGGACGAAGCGGTCGAGTATTTCCGGACCAACGAGCAGGATGCGCTGAAGATCGTCGCGCAGGTCGCCGATGTGCAGGCCGATGAACTGGCCAAAACCTATCAAGGGGTGAACATCTACGGCGCCAGGGAATCCCTGACGTACCTCGACAACGACTTCCAGCCGCTGGCCCAGGAGATCCTCGGAATCATGAAGGAACAGGGCAGCATCGAGGGCGAGGCAAACCCGGCCACCCTGGTCGACACCTCCTATTTGCGGGAGGTCGTCAAATGA
- a CDS encoding RidA family protein, producing MHTLDSPDLVAPLGHYSYTTVHNGTVHVSGLLPLDAQGRPLAAEGFAAQARQVLHNLDRCLDAAGTTRQRLVSVTAYVTDLDQWGAFDAEYAAWIGDHRPARAVVGVARLHYDCQLEIQAVASAFTEEEAARDNAS from the coding sequence ATGCACACGCTGGACAGCCCAGATCTGGTCGCACCGCTGGGCCACTACTCGTACACCACGGTGCACAACGGCACTGTGCACGTGTCGGGCCTGCTTCCGCTCGATGCGCAGGGCCGGCCGCTGGCCGCCGAAGGCTTTGCAGCGCAGGCCCGCCAGGTGCTGCACAACCTGGACCGCTGCCTCGATGCGGCAGGCACCACCCGGCAACGGCTGGTCTCGGTGACGGCCTATGTCACCGATCTGGACCAGTGGGGCGCCTTCGACGCCGAGTACGCCGCCTGGATCGGTGACCACCGCCCCGCTCGGGCGGTGGTCGGCGTTGCCCGGCTCCACTATGACTGCCAACTTGAAATCCAAGCCGTCGCTTCGGCTTTCACCGAGGAAGAAGCTGCCCGTGACAACGCTTCATGA
- a CDS encoding alanine racemase has protein sequence MTTLHDPDTPFAVVDRTRLRANLAGLQRRLDHKGVTLRPHVKTAKSVDIARMIFGGTRPITVSTLAEAEAFADAGFTDITYAVGVDPHKLPRIRALIDRGVDIAVILDSALQAEAVVRQRVPALIEVDCDGHRAGVKVQSADLLRIGETLATAGCLRGVLLHAGESYHASSPAALAAAAANERDVAVRAARRLRDAGYAVPTVSVGSTPTAHTDVELDGVTEVRAGTYVFFDLFMAGLGVCRIDDLALSVVVTVIGVQPDKGQVITDGGWTAISYDRSTSSQPVDQGYGLVTTLDGAVIPDVLMTDVSQEHGVLTTRDGGMPDLPVGTRVRILPNHACAMADQHRQFLVVDGGREIIAAWPRVGGW, from the coding sequence GTGACAACGCTTCATGACCCCGACACCCCGTTCGCCGTCGTCGACCGGACGCGGTTGCGCGCCAACCTCGCCGGCCTGCAGCGACGTCTCGACCACAAAGGGGTGACGCTGCGGCCGCATGTGAAGACCGCGAAGTCGGTCGACATCGCGCGGATGATATTCGGCGGAACCAGGCCGATCACCGTGTCCACGCTCGCCGAGGCCGAGGCGTTCGCCGACGCGGGCTTCACCGACATCACCTACGCCGTCGGCGTCGACCCGCACAAGCTGCCGCGGATCCGAGCGCTGATCGACCGCGGGGTTGACATCGCGGTGATCCTCGACAGCGCGCTGCAGGCCGAAGCCGTGGTCCGCCAACGCGTTCCGGCGCTGATCGAGGTGGACTGCGACGGCCACCGGGCAGGTGTGAAGGTGCAGAGTGCCGATTTGCTGCGCATCGGCGAGACGCTGGCGACGGCCGGCTGCCTGCGCGGCGTGCTGCTGCATGCAGGCGAGTCCTATCACGCGTCCTCGCCGGCGGCGCTGGCCGCCGCGGCCGCCAACGAGCGCGACGTCGCGGTGCGTGCCGCCCGGCGACTCCGCGACGCCGGGTACGCCGTCCCCACCGTCAGCGTCGGATCCACCCCGACCGCCCACACCGACGTCGAACTCGACGGGGTCACCGAGGTGCGTGCGGGCACCTACGTGTTCTTCGACCTGTTCATGGCCGGGCTCGGCGTCTGCCGGATCGACGACCTGGCGCTTTCGGTCGTGGTCACCGTCATCGGCGTGCAGCCGGACAAGGGGCAGGTCATCACCGACGGAGGCTGGACCGCGATCTCTTATGACCGCAGCACCTCCTCCCAGCCTGTCGACCAGGGGTACGGGCTGGTCACGACGCTCGACGGCGCCGTCATCCCCGATGTGCTGATGACCGATGTCAGCCAGGAGCACGGCGTGCTCACCACCCGTGACGGTGGCATGCCGGACCTGCCGGTCGGCACACGGGTGCGGATCCTGCCCAACCACGCGTGCGCCATGGCCGACCAGCACCGTCAGTTCCTGGTGGTCGACGGTGGCCGGGAGATCATCGCCGCCTGGCCGCGCGTCGGGGGATGGTGA
- a CDS encoding NAD(P)-dependent oxidoreductase, whose translation MAVNPGVVRVLAHFAPSNTVLDFLAPHLDWLDVRFCGEEDDETFYRELGDADVLWHVLRPISGDDLNRAPRLRLVHKLGAGVNTIDVDTATRLGILVANMPGANAPSVAEGTVLLMLAALRRLPELDRTTRAGNGWPTDPTLGDTVRDIGGSVVGLVGYGNIAKRVERMVLAMGAEQVLHTSTRDTGHPRWRTLPDLLAASDIVSLHLPLTEKTRGLLGPEALAAMKPRAILVNTARGPIVDEGALIEALRARRLAAAGLDVFDSEPVPAGHPLLSLDNVVLTPHVSWYTADTMRRYLALGVENCRRIRDGEPLAHLVNEAR comes from the coding sequence ATGGCGGTGAACCCGGGTGTGGTGCGGGTGCTCGCACATTTCGCGCCGAGCAACACCGTCCTGGATTTTCTTGCCCCACACCTGGATTGGCTCGATGTCCGGTTCTGCGGCGAAGAGGACGACGAGACGTTCTACCGCGAACTGGGCGACGCCGACGTGCTCTGGCATGTGCTGCGCCCGATCTCCGGTGACGATCTGAACCGGGCGCCGCGGCTGCGCCTGGTGCACAAGCTGGGCGCCGGGGTGAACACCATCGACGTCGACACCGCGACCCGGTTGGGCATTCTGGTGGCGAACATGCCCGGCGCCAACGCGCCGTCGGTCGCCGAGGGCACGGTGCTGCTCATGCTCGCGGCGTTGCGCCGGCTGCCCGAACTCGACCGCACCACGCGCGCCGGAAACGGCTGGCCCACCGATCCCACGCTGGGTGACACCGTGCGCGACATCGGCGGCTCGGTGGTGGGGCTCGTCGGCTACGGCAACATCGCCAAGCGCGTCGAGCGGATGGTCCTGGCCATGGGTGCCGAGCAGGTGCTGCACACCAGCACCCGCGACACCGGCCATCCGCGCTGGCGCACCCTGCCGGACCTGCTGGCCGCGAGCGACATCGTCTCGTTGCACCTGCCGCTCACCGAGAAGACCCGCGGGCTGCTGGGCCCGGAAGCCCTGGCGGCGATGAAGCCCCGCGCGATCCTGGTCAACACCGCCCGCGGACCGATCGTCGACGAGGGCGCGCTGATCGAGGCGCTGCGCGCCCGACGCCTCGCGGCCGCGGGTCTGGACGTGTTCGATTCCGAACCGGTGCCCGCAGGCCATCCGCTGCTGAGCCTCGACAACGTCGTGCTCACGCCGCACGTGTCCTGGTACACCGCCGACACCATGCGCCGCTATCTGGCGCTCGGCGTCGAGAACTGCAGGCGCATCCGCGACGGCGAACCCCTGGCCCACCTCGTCAACGAGGCCAGGTAA